TTTGAAGAAATCCTTCTCGCATTTCATAAGTTAGTCTTTGTAGATGATCTAACTCTTTCCTGGCAATATCAAGTTCTTTTTCTTTGATTTCTAATAATTTTAATTCTTTTTCTGCTTTAAATAGTTTATTTTCCAAAATTTTTCTTTCTACTTCTTGTTTTTTTAGTTCTAATTCAAATATATGTATTTGTTGTTTTAGTTCTATGCTTGGTAATCTATCGATATTTTCTTTTATTTTTTGTGTCTGTGTTTTAGTTTTATTTGTGTCTTCTTTAATTTGATTTGTTTGCTCAATATATTTATCTATTTTTTCCGATTCTAGTGCTGAAAAGATTTTTTTTAAAATATTTTTTACTTGTTCTTTTTCTATAAAAGTTTTGAAAAGTATTGTTATGTCATACCTTCTACTTCCTACACTCTGAGATTCTAGTAAAACCTCTACACCTGATATTGAATCTAAGGCTGAAGATAATAAATACAAAAGTTTAGATATTTCAGATACTTTAAAAACACTACCCTCAAATTTTATGTGCATTCTCCATTGAAAACAATAATCTCGATAATCCTCGTATTCTATCCAACAATATTGATCGTCTTTTGAAAATAAATTTTTAATATTTTGAAGCAGCGTTTTTTTACTGTTTTTACGCTGGCTAAAGAGAAATGAATTATATGATTCTAAATTAATTTTTAATTCTTTTATTCCATCGAAAAATATTGATATTTTGTCGTCATCATGGGTTTTAAGAATATCAATTATTGTTTTAATATTATTAATGATTTGCCAATTTGTTTCCGTTGTACTTTCCTTATTTAAGATATCGATTATAGGTGTTGTAACTTTTATTATACTATTGATAGTCTTGTTATTGTTGATAGTATCACATACTTCTTTTAATTTTGAAACGCTTTTTGCTAACTGTGTCAAATAATTGTTTTTTTGAATAGAATTTAATTCTTGTATTTTATTTTCAATATTATTTAAATGATTGCGAATTTTGTACCCACTTTCAAAAGGTTCATCAGGAGAGGCACTTGTTGTAGTAGGAGGCATAATTTTTGTATTGTTTTCTACGTTAAATAATAATGTGTTTTGAAATAAGACAGATTTTATGAACTAATTTCTTAAGAAAGCGGTCGCCTTTCCCAATCGAAATCATCTAAAAATCAATAAACTGACTACTGCCACTGTCAGGACTGATATGCAGATACCTCTCAGTAGTAGTCACACTGGCATGACCCAAACTCTGCTGCAACAACCTCAAATTACAACCAGCTTCTAAACTATGACTGGCGTGAGAATGCCTTAACCAGTGCGCGGATGCCCTCTCATCAATCCCTGCCCTCCTGCAAGCTCGTTTAATCATCGTATGCACCACAACGCGATTCATCTTATTATGGTGGCGACTAATAAAAACATACTGATTGACCCGATGGTATTTTTCAAACTCTTTGACCCTCGCCCACAGCCAATCGGGGATAATTATCACTCTAGTTTTAGAACCCTTCCCAAATACCGTTACTTTTCCGCCGCTACCATGCTTTTTAAAATCATTCCAAGTTAGCCCCACAACTTCAGACACCCTCAAGCCACAGCCGTACATGAGAAGTAATATTAAGCGATCGCGTTCGTTCTTGACCCCATACTTAATCAATCCCCGCACATCGGATACATCTAAAATCTTCTCCGCCAAATCGTCTTTAGCCTTCGGTGGCTTAATGAAGCTGCCTACATTTAAAGTTAAATACCCCGTCTTGACAGCAAAACTAAATAGCGACTTAATTACTAAAACTTTGTTCGCTACAGTGGTAAGCTTAAATCGAGCCTTTAATCCGCGCTCCCATAGCTGTAAATCATCTAACTTCACCTCAGACAACGGTTTATCAATAAACTCAATGAACTTTTCTACCGTCGAGCGATAACTTATCTGGGTCGTTTCCGATTTGCCACCCAACCAAATTAAAATCAACTCGCGATCGCTCGAAGCATTAGTAACTTTGTTCTGAATAGTCATTAATACAGAGGTATTAAAAAAAGTATAACAATATAGACACTTTTGTTATACAAGTAGGCTTTAAAAAAATAACCCACTCGTACTAGAGAAAAATTAAGGATTGAATGTGAGGACGGAGCGACCCACCGCAACGATAAAACCACCAACAGCAGTAATCAAAACTCCGATTAATGTCCAGATTTGAGCTTTCTGTGAGCCTTTAATCTCTTTGATGTCTTCTACTGTGCCGTCGAGCTTAGTCTCTACCCTGACTAACCTTTTGTCGATGTCTTCTACTTTGTTGTTAGTTTCCTCAACTTTGTTGAGAATTTCCTTTTGACCGTTCTTTAATTCTCCAAGGATTTCTTTGAGGTCGGTTTCGATTTGTATGTTGCTCATTGTTATACTTGATTTAGGTTTTAACCATTGGGGAAGTTTCACTGATTGGCGAGTGAACCCGCGTCGGCGCAAGACGCAAGGGAACGCACGAGCTGTCGTCGGGAAGCTTCCCTTTTTAGTTTAATTTTATTGTCTCACTTCTTTGTTATCGCTTCCTGGTTGGTTTGGTTTCATCTAATGATACTATCGAGCTTATCCGATAAAAACCGATACTATCCGATATGACTAGCCGACAGACGGATAAAGTTACGAGAGTCGATATTCGCCTTCCCAATGAACTTTATGACCAAATTAGTGCGATCGCTGTTGACCAATTTCATGCCAAGATACATCATCGCAGTGGCAAACCTGAAGTAACACCCACCATCCTCAAACTCATCGAGCTTGGTATCGGACAGTTAGAATCATCTTTATCCGATGTTGAGGAAACAGACACAGAGTTAAAGGAGCGGGTTCGAGATTTAGATACAAGACTCGAAGAAGTAGAGGCTAAGTTATCGGGTGTTAATACCGTTGCTGTTAAAGCTGAACCAGAGCTAGAACCAGAACCAGAACCACCAGCAGATGAAAGAGAAGGGTTGAGCGATGACGAGTTGAGTAGTCTGATAAATCTCAGCAGCATCTTCATCTATCGCTATCGTCGCGATGGTCATGCTATACCGAATGTAGCTGAGAGATTAAAAGATTGGGAATTCAAAGGCGATCGCTGGGTAAGAAAGGAATGATTATTAGCTCTATCTGGGAACAGTAAGATTGTTGCCATCTGTAACTCCTAGCAATGAAGTTTAAAACATTTGCCAATGCGATCGCTCTCTTTATCGGCTTGGGACTTGCCGCTTATTCTCAGTTAGATAAAAATAGCCAGCAATCTGTTCGGTCAGTTGAACCTACAGCCGTAGAAGATGGTCAAAAGTTCGAGGAATGGCAACTCAAGCCTGGAAGTATCTATGATGGCGATACCTTAAGAGTCATCAGAGGTCAGGAAGAATTAAAAATTAGATTCTGTGGAATAGATGCTCCAGAGAAAAAACAGCCGTTGGGCATCGAATCTAGAGATTATCTGCGATCGCTCGTCGAACAGGCTAACGGCAAACTGTTACTCGTACCGATTGAGAAAGATAGATACGACAGGACTGTAGCTGAAGTTTATGCCCACGATAGACGAAGTTCGGCAATTAATCTCA
This window of the Myxosarcina sp. GI1 genome carries:
- a CDS encoding hemolysin XhlA family protein, which gives rise to MSNIQIETDLKEILGELKNGQKEILNKVEETNNKVEDIDKRLVRVETKLDGTVEDIKEIKGSQKAQIWTLIGVLITAVGGFIVAVGRSVLTFNP
- a CDS encoding tyrosine-type recombinase/integrase; translated protein: MTIQNKVTNASSDRELILIWLGGKSETTQISYRSTVEKFIEFIDKPLSEVKLDDLQLWERGLKARFKLTTVANKVLVIKSLFSFAVKTGYLTLNVGSFIKPPKAKDDLAEKILDVSDVRGLIKYGVKNERDRLILLLMYGCGLRVSEVVGLTWNDFKKHGSGGKVTVFGKGSKTRVIIIPDWLWARVKEFEKYHRVNQYVFISRHHNKMNRVVVHTMIKRACRRAGIDERASAHWLRHSHASHSLEAGCNLRLLQQSLGHASVTTTERYLHISPDSGSSQFIDF
- a CDS encoding thermonuclease family protein, producing the protein MKFKTFANAIALFIGLGLAAYSQLDKNSQQSVRSVEPTAVEDGQKFEEWQLKPGSIYDGDTLRVIRGQEELKIRFCGIDAPEKKQPLGIESRDYLRSLVEQANGKLLLVPIEKDRYDRTVAEVYAHDRRSSAINLNLQMVRDGYAWHYEKYSGNCPTGNDYAIAERLAKEEKLGVWNGSHQAPWDYRKANK